The following coding sequences lie in one Apium graveolens cultivar Ventura chromosome 1, ASM990537v1, whole genome shotgun sequence genomic window:
- the LOC141690635 gene encoding uncharacterized protein LOC141690635 yields the protein MHLVREAPKRDRTGVAMVFDDFDLEGVNFPHDDPLVIKPIIRNNPVKKVLVDNGVSVEILLYDTFIRMGYNDSQLTPIDMPIYGFAGVEFSVETRQATQMLNFVVVKVGSTNNAIMGRTDIRDNDEKRGKPYEDLIPDPVAPENPEKVTFIGASLEEPLRGRLLRLLQENSDVFAWLATDMPSIDPELITHKLNMDLNRKTVKQRKKSFAPERQEVIKQEVEKLLDAERDLGFFLGLMVSKRGIEANLDKIKAILDMEPPQSIKDVQKLTRRVAILE from the exons ATGCATTTAGTAAGAGAAGCTCCAAAAAGGGATAGGACAGGAGTAGCAATGGTATTTGATGATTTTGACTTGGAAGGAGTCAATTTTCCCCATGACGATCCTCTAGTCATAAAGCCCATAATAAGGAACAACCCGGTGAAAAAAGTCCTTGTAGACAATGGAGTGTCGGTAGAAATTTTACTCTATGATACCTTcataaggatgggttacaatgactCTCAATTGACCCCAATTGATATGCCAATATACGGTTTCGCTGGAGTTGAATTCTCCGTGGAAACAAGACAAGCCACGCAGATGTTAAACTTTGTGGTAGTGAAGGTTGGATCAACGAATAATGCGATTATGGGAAGGACGG ATATTCGCGATAATGATGAGAAACGAGGAAAGCCGTATGAAGACTTGATCCCGGACCCTGTGGCTCCCGAGAATCCCgagaaagtaactttcattggagcatcactagaggagccccttagaggaaGGCTACTGAGGTTGTTACAAGagaatagtgatgtgtttgcatggttgGCAACTGATATGCCTAGCATAGACCCAGAGCTGATCACTCACAAATTGAACATGGATCTCAATCGAAAGACCGTGAAGCAAAGGAAAAAGAGTTTTGCCCCTGAGAGGCAGGAAGTAATCaagcaagaagtagagaagctcttagatgCTG AGCGGGATCTGGGAttttttttgggattgatggtctccaagaggggaattgaAGCAAATCTTGATAAGATAAAGGCCATTTTGGACATGGAGCCTCC